From the genome of Vicia villosa cultivar HV-30 ecotype Madison, WI linkage group LG2, Vvil1.0, whole genome shotgun sequence, one region includes:
- the LOC131648614 gene encoding lectin 7-like, which translates to MAINNSSRTKILFITLIPFLVLAQNVNSVSFTINDFDSYQNIIQLEGDAFISSGAVHLTGLVPSTAGRASYTGPVRLWNADNGNLAAFTSIFSFVVAPNGPGLIGDGITFFVAPFNSHIPNNSSGGFLGLFDSKTALNSYQNQIVAVEFDSFGENPWDPNYSHVGIDVNSIASVTTAPWNTGSVANGFTAIAVVKYEPVAKNLSVVVTYSGSYGVHGASSSVSFLIDLRTVLPEWVRIGFSGATGQLVELHKILDWSFMSSFY; encoded by the coding sequence ATGGCCATCAATAactcatcaaggactaaaatccttTTCATCACCCTCATTCCCTTCCTTGTTTTAGCTCAAAATGTAAACTCAGTTTCATTCACAATCAATGATTTTGATTCATACCAAAACATCATTCAACTCGAAGGCGACGCCTTCATTTCAAGCGGCGCTGTCCACCTCACAGGCCTCGTCCCGAGCACCGCTGGTAGAGCCTCTTACACCGGACCAGTGCGTCTCTGGAACGCAGATAATGGCAACCTTGCAGCCTTCACTTCAATCTTCTCTTTCGTAGTTGCACCAAACGGCCCCGGACTCATTGGAGACGGAATCACATTCTTCGTTGCACCGTTCAATTCCCACATCCCAAACAATTCAAGTGGTGGATTCTTAGGACTATTCGACTCCAAAACCGCTTTGAATTCGTACCAAAACCAAATTGTTGCTGTTGAATTTGATTCCTTTGGTGAGAATCCTTGGGATCCTAATTATTCTCATGTTGGCATTGATGTGAACTCTATTGCTTCGGTGACAACAGCGCCATGGAATACAGGAAGTGTTGCCAATGGTTTCACTGCAATTGCTGTTGTGAAATATGAGCCTGTGGCGAAAAATTTAAGTGTTGTTGTAACATACTCCGGAAGCTATGGTGTGCATGGAGCTTCAAGTAGTGTGTCTTTTTTGATTGATTTGAGGACTGTGTTACCTGAATGGGTTAGAATTGGATTCTCTGGTGCTACTGGACAGTTAGTTGAATTGCACAAGATTCTTGATTGGAGTTTTATGTCAAGTTTCTACTGA